A single region of the Lotus japonicus ecotype B-129 chromosome 4, LjGifu_v1.2 genome encodes:
- the LOC130709857 gene encoding uncharacterized protein LOC130709857 produces the protein MASSSQIPPHDDAEIVYISSDSDNDGSEDSDDSDDYPFGWIRRTDPRFREKEPRVGKIPFGPGFNKAITAAQSRHGQCMGIPNWFVEKWLDRKYDKIVMVYEYVKIYQFSLAWNVHNTNQCSFALGWYDFKRENAISPGDHVIVMPTCFEDVFTITVSRARDRRM, from the exons ATGGCCAGCTCAAGCCAAATTCCTCCCCACGATGATGCTGAAATAGTATACATCTCCTCTGATAGCGACAATGATGGTTCTGAGGATTCTGATGATTCCGATGACTACCCTTTTGGGTGGATTCGAAGGACTGACCCACGGTTTCGTGAGAAGGAGCCTCGGGTTGGGAAAATTCCATTCGGTCCTGGGTTCAATAAGGCCATTACTGCTGCTCAATCTAGACATGGTCAATGTATG GGAATTCCCAATTGGTTTGTGGAGAAATGGCTTGATAGGAAATATGACAAAATCGTTATGGTATATGAGTATGTGAAGATCTATCAATTCTCTCTTGCGTGGAATGTTCACAATACAAACCAGTGCTCCTTTGCGCTTGGTTGGTATGATTTCAAGAGAGAGAATGCCATATCGCCGGGAGACCATGTAATTGTGATGCCAACATGTTTTGAAGATGTGTTCACCATAACTGTGTCACGCGCAAGGGATCGTCGTATGTGA
- the LOC130710744 gene encoding RING-H2 finger protein ATL73-like, with translation MAEPHSSHSQSPTPTLSPITISPPHPPHDQVAGFDWMVLVAAILCAFLCALGLNTMLQCVFQCASRVLTEPLHWIASRRLNSGLKKKEMVALPTSTYRNNSSDSPNSSGSSCVICLAEFCDGEQIRFLPKCNHHFHVVCIDKWLLSHSSCPTCRNLTQV, from the coding sequence ATGGCTGAACCTCACTCCTCTCACTCTCAATCTCCCACACCCACCCTAAGCCCCATCACAATAAGCCCACCACACCCTCCTCATGATCAAGTTGCCGGTTTTGATTGGATGGTTCTTGTAGCAGCAATTCTATGTGCCTTTCTATGTGCTCTTGGCTTAAACACCATGTTGCAATGTGTGTTCCAATGTGCCTCTCGTGTCCTCACTGAGCCTCTGCATTGGATTGCTTCTCGgaggctcaattctgggcttaagaagaaagaaatggtGGCTCTGCCTACCTCAACTTATAGAAATAATTCTTCAGATTCTCCTAATTCTTCAGGTTCTAGCTGTGTGATTTGCTTAGCTGAATTCTGTGATGGGGAGCAGATAAGGTTCCTCCCAAAGTGTAATCACCATTTCCATGTGGTTTGCATTGACAAGTGGTTGCTCTCTCATTCTTCTTGTCCCACTTGCAGGAATCTTACACAAGTCTAA
- the LOC130710748 gene encoding uncharacterized protein LOC130710748, with product MLNKHYFEALDITLNDLMKTRLNFGYDKPFGGKVLVFRGDFRQILHVVPKCSRADIIESSINSSYLWNSCKVLKLTKNMRLQNSASSSTNEETREFAEWILQVGDGTVNTIDDAQTIIEISPYLLIEKSDGHILSLVSFAYPKMIANMKNHSFFEERANLAPTLESVEHVNNFMSSMIPGDEKKYLSFDTTCKSDEDKEIEGDWFTPEFLNEVKCSGIPNHKLNLKVGIPIMLLRNIDQSIGLCNRTRLIVTDLTKKCHCNINSKR from the coding sequence ATGTTGAACAAACATTATTTTGAAGCATTAGATATAACTTTGAATGACCTCATGAAAACCCGTTTGAACTTTGGTTATGATAAACCATTCGGTGGTAAAGTTTTGGTCTTTAGAGGTGATTTTAGGCAAATTCTTCACGTTGTTCCGAAATGTAGCCGAGCAGATATTATTGAATCTTCAATTAATTCTTCATACTTATGGAACTCATGCAAAGTATTGAAATTGACCAAAAACATGAGATTACAGAATTCTGCATCATCATCAACCAATGAAGAAACCAGGGAGTTTGCAGAATGGATTCTACAAGTTGGAGATGGTACGGTGAACACAATTGATGATGCTCAAACAATAATAGAAATATCTCCATATTTGTTGATAGAAAAATCAGATGGTCATATACTTAGCTTGGTGAGTTTTGCTTATCCTAAAATGATTGCCAACATGAAAAATCATTCATTCTTTGAAGAAAGAGCAAATTTGGCACCAACCCTTGAGAGTGTTGAGCATGTCAATAATTTCATGTCTTCTATGATTCCCGGTGATGAAAAGAAATATTTGAGCTTTGACACTACATGCAAGTCTGATGAGGACAAAGAGATAGAAGGAGATTGGTTCACTCCTGAGTTCTTGAATGAAGTCAAATGTTCAGGAATTCCAAACCACAAACTTAATTTGAAGGTTGGAATTCCAATTATGCTTCTTCGGAATATAGACCAGTCTATTGGTTTATGTAACAGAACTCGCTTGATAGTAAcagatttgacaaaaaaatgtcATTGCAACATCAATTCTAAAAGGTAA